The following are encoded together in the Aerococcus mictus genome:
- a CDS encoding LysM peptidoglycan-binding domain-containing protein: MKKTKKIMLGTSVLTSAALAAVIAPNVDAAEYTIKVGDTLSELALQFNTTIEELRDGNNIEDVNLIFAGETLDVPSAETPQVSNKKEVKAEKPAPAAKTTTSQTSDANGVYTVVAGDTLNKIAAEFNTTAQAIRDLNGLRGDLILIGQQLQVKVALQESPAPVAEYQAAPQDQVVEEKIAYELPEVTANEGHVEESASPVEAPATPEVAEAEVAPKAEVVEAEVASPAPAKEVKAEAAVDAEAAQAKEAAEKAQAEQAQAQAAKEAEAQKAAQAQAEQAAKEAEAQKAAQAAKEAEAQKAAQAAKEAEEQKAAEAAKQAEIEKAQLQAQTYQAANTQVQAQPVSTNNATVLSAYDGSVDPRGLAPAGQCTYYVINRLHALGKPVPGPMGNANQWAYTASNHGIPVSNKPTVGSVVSFPAGVAGASGYGHVAFVEGVNPDGSIRISEMNFGGSPNVTYRTVDAGSAAASSYIHF, translated from the coding sequence ATGAAAAAGACAAAGAAAATCATGTTAGGAACATCTGTACTGACTTCGGCGGCCTTGGCAGCTGTTATCGCTCCAAATGTTGACGCGGCTGAATATACCATTAAGGTAGGGGACACTCTATCTGAATTAGCACTTCAATTTAATACCACTATTGAAGAATTACGTGACGGTAACAACATTGAAGATGTTAACCTTATCTTTGCTGGGGAAACCTTAGACGTTCCTTCTGCAGAAACTCCTCAAGTTTCTAATAAAAAAGAAGTTAAAGCTGAAAAACCAGCACCAGCTGCAAAAACCACTACTAGCCAAACTTCAGATGCTAATGGCGTTTATACTGTTGTTGCTGGAGACACTTTAAACAAGATTGCTGCTGAGTTTAACACCACTGCTCAAGCCATTCGTGACTTGAACGGTTTACGAGGGGATTTAATCTTAATTGGTCAACAATTACAAGTGAAGGTGGCTTTACAAGAAAGCCCAGCGCCAGTTGCTGAATACCAAGCAGCTCCTCAAGACCAAGTGGTTGAAGAAAAAATCGCTTATGAACTTCCTGAAGTGACTGCTAATGAAGGTCACGTAGAAGAAAGCGCAAGCCCAGTTGAAGCACCAGCAACTCCAGAAGTGGCAGAAGCTGAAGTAGCTCCTAAAGCAGAAGTTGTTGAAGCAGAAGTAGCTAGCCCAGCTCCAGCCAAAGAAGTAAAAGCAGAAGCAGCTGTAGATGCTGAAGCTGCTCAAGCCAAAGAAGCTGCTGAAAAAGCTCAAGCAGAACAAGCGCAAGCCCAAGCTGCTAAGGAAGCCGAAGCGCAAAAGGCTGCTCAAGCTCAAGCAGAACAAGCAGCCAAAGAAGCGGAAGCCCAAAAAGCTGCCCAAGCTGCTAAGGAAGCTGAAGCGCAAAAGGCCGCTCAAGCTGCTAAGGAAGCTGAAGAACAAAAGGCCGCTGAAGCTGCTAAACAAGCTGAAATTGAAAAGGCTCAATTACAAGCCCAAACTTACCAAGCAGCCAACACCCAAGTTCAAGCTCAACCAGTAAGCACAAACAATGCGACTGTCTTATCTGCTTACGATGGGAGTGTTGACCCACGTGGTTTAGCTCCAGCGGGACAATGTACTTATTATGTCATCAACCGTCTACATGCCTTAGGTAAACCAGTTCCTGGTCCTATGGGTAACGCTAACCAATGGGCATATACTGCAAGTAATCATGGTATCCCCGTATCAAATAAACCAACCGTCGGCTCTGTGGTTTCCTTCCCAGCCGGGGTTGCAGGTGCCTCTGGTTATGGCCACGTTGCCTTTGTTGAAGGGGTTAACCCAGATGGTTCCATCCGTATTTCAGAAATGAACTTCGGTGGTTCACCAAACGTGACTTACCGTACCGTTGATGCTGGTTCTGCAGCAGCGTCATCCTACATCCACTTCTAA
- a CDS encoding tyrosine-type recombinase/integrase, translated as MWVVQQNNGKFKYTERYKDRLTGKTKYVSTTLTKDSPQAHNTAKQILGEKIHKKQTSSSDIGFSKLAHKWVEVMKQSELTLATKSIYESQVNVLVRKLGDTKIKKLTAPFINNILLGYLNEGQAYNTLLMRLNVIKLILIFGYDYGFFDKRFPVEDLKVPKINMPKKTALTDKYLEPDEAEKVFAALEDRNLMQYVYLFKIQMYTGMRFNEATALSLPQIDFDDRKILVNRQYIYPKRDYDLPKGGKIRTTAYNLQLAKLFDEILERRKGLIKLHGETDLLIFKPNLTPYTLTSANDYLKTIDFPKKITTHIFRHTYITRMVENYVPAKLIAKQVGHEDTTMIDQIYGHFSPKMKDDLSNKINEIEF; from the coding sequence GTGTGGGTTGTACAACAAAATAATGGGAAATTTAAATACACCGAACGTTATAAAGATCGCTTGACAGGTAAAACCAAATATGTGTCCACCACCCTCACTAAAGATAGTCCACAGGCACATAATACAGCGAAACAAATTCTCGGTGAAAAGATTCATAAGAAACAAACAAGTTCGTCTGACATTGGCTTTTCTAAACTAGCGCACAAATGGGTGGAAGTCATGAAACAGTCAGAATTAACCTTAGCGACAAAGTCGATTTATGAATCACAAGTCAATGTGTTAGTAAGGAAATTGGGTGACACGAAGATTAAAAAGCTAACCGCTCCTTTTATCAATAATATTTTATTGGGTTATCTAAATGAAGGGCAAGCTTATAATACATTATTAATGCGCTTGAATGTGATTAAACTCATTTTAATCTTTGGATATGATTATGGTTTCTTTGATAAGCGATTCCCTGTTGAAGATCTCAAAGTGCCTAAGATTAACATGCCTAAGAAAACAGCTTTAACAGACAAATACTTAGAACCTGATGAAGCGGAAAAAGTTTTTGCTGCACTGGAAGACCGTAACCTGATGCAATATGTATATCTATTTAAAATTCAAATGTATACAGGGATGCGTTTCAATGAAGCAACTGCTCTATCACTTCCACAAATTGATTTTGACGATCGGAAGATACTTGTTAACCGCCAATATATTTATCCTAAAAGAGATTACGATTTACCTAAAGGCGGCAAAATTAGAACCACGGCTTATAACCTCCAGTTGGCTAAACTTTTTGACGAGATATTGGAACGCAGAAAGGGTCTGATTAAGTTACATGGCGAGACCGACCTTTTGATATTCAAACCTAATTTAACGCCATACACCTTAACCAGTGCCAATGATTATTTAAAAACAATAGACTTTCCAAAGAAAATCACAACACATATTTTTAGGCATACTTACATCACACGCATGGTTGAAAATTATGTGCCAGCAAAATTAATCGCCAAGCAAGTTGGCCACGAGGACACCACAATGATTGATCAAATTTACGGTCACTTCAGCCCAAAAATGAAGGACGATTTATCCAATAAAATTAATGAAATTGAGTTCTAA
- a CDS encoding biotin transporter BioY, whose amino-acid sequence MKTKEITRIALMIALLVIASQLTIPIGIVPFTLQTFAVNLIALFLKPKEAFLTTLLYLLGGLIGLPFFAGFHGGFQSVLTPSFGFIIGFLAAASLVSTYLAKQANPGPREYLIALVINYLVTNSIGFVYMAFILNSYMGKGLSIGGLLAIGITPFILAEILKSALAFILALRLRPLLKRRNLLD is encoded by the coding sequence ATGAAAACCAAAGAAATTACTCGTATTGCTTTGATGATAGCCCTGTTGGTTATCGCTTCTCAGTTAACTATTCCTATCGGGATTGTTCCCTTTACCCTTCAAACCTTTGCGGTTAACTTAATTGCCTTATTTTTAAAACCTAAGGAAGCCTTTCTTACCACCCTGCTCTACTTGCTGGGCGGCTTAATCGGATTACCTTTCTTTGCCGGTTTCCATGGCGGCTTCCAAAGTGTTCTAACCCCTTCCTTTGGCTTTATTATTGGCTTCCTTGCTGCCGCTAGCCTGGTTTCAACCTATTTAGCTAAGCAAGCCAATCCAGGGCCTAGAGAATACCTCATTGCCCTAGTCATTAATTACTTAGTGACCAATTCAATTGGCTTTGTCTATATGGCCTTTATTTTAAACAGCTATATGGGCAAGGGCCTTTCCATCGGTGGGCTTTTAGCCATTGGGATCACTCCCTTTATTCTGGCTGAAATTCTCAAAAGCGCCCTGGCCTTTATCTTAGCCCTGCGTTTACGTCCACTCTTAAAGCGCAGAAACTTACTTGACTAA
- a CDS encoding biotin--[acetyl-CoA-carboxylase] ligase, which yields MTTSQAVLEQLMVAPLSGQVLADQLNLSRNAVWKAVENLRKEGFVIESGKQGYQIQALPQRLNQSLLTYYLDQGEAKWKLILLDEVGSTNEYIKAYKSQHQDDLVICASQKQTAGKGRLGKSFYSSLEDGLYVSLALKPNCSSPAEVPLYTLLAASAVIDTLGSYLAEPIQVKWVNDLFYQGHKAAGILCEMVSDLEIPSVSYIVIGLGLNLAGDLSKVADIREIAGTFFGKDLPKDFNINQFLADLIQCFMAYHHHFAQGEFLDTYKKHLLGLGKEVSYQENQVNKTGKIKGINEQGQLLVEDSAGNIHALVSPNIHFGSQQFVSD from the coding sequence ATGACAACCAGTCAAGCGGTTTTAGAACAGCTTATGGTAGCGCCCCTTAGTGGCCAGGTCCTAGCCGACCAACTCAACCTCTCCCGTAATGCAGTATGGAAGGCGGTTGAAAACCTGCGTAAGGAAGGCTTCGTCATCGAATCTGGAAAGCAAGGCTACCAGATTCAAGCCTTACCCCAACGGCTAAACCAGAGTCTATTGACTTATTACCTGGACCAAGGGGAAGCCAAGTGGAAGCTCATTCTTTTAGATGAAGTTGGGTCTACCAATGAATATATCAAGGCCTATAAGAGTCAACACCAAGATGACTTGGTTATTTGTGCTAGTCAAAAACAAACAGCCGGCAAGGGACGTCTAGGAAAAAGTTTCTATTCTTCCTTAGAGGATGGCTTGTATGTCAGTTTGGCTCTGAAGCCCAATTGTTCTAGCCCAGCTGAAGTGCCTCTCTACACCCTCTTAGCGGCCAGTGCCGTGATCGACACTTTGGGGAGTTACTTAGCTGAACCCATCCAGGTCAAGTGGGTTAACGATCTCTTCTACCAAGGTCACAAGGCCGCCGGAATCCTTTGCGAAATGGTCTCTGACTTAGAGATTCCTAGTGTGTCTTATATTGTCATCGGTTTGGGTCTGAATTTAGCCGGTGACTTGTCTAAAGTGGCTGATATTAGGGAAATTGCTGGGACCTTTTTTGGAAAAGACTTGCCTAAAGACTTTAATATTAACCAATTCTTAGCTGACCTGATCCAATGCTTTATGGCCTACCATCACCACTTTGCCCAAGGTGAATTTCTAGACACCTATAAGAAACACCTACTGGGTCTGGGTAAAGAAGTAAGTTACCAAGAAAACCAGGTCAATAAAACTGGAAAAATAAAAGGGATTAATGAACAAGGCCAGCTCTTAGTGGAAGATAGCGCTGGAAACATCCATGCCCTAGTCAGCCCCAATATTCATTTTGGGAGTCAACAATTCGTTAGCGACTAG
- a CDS encoding ClC family H(+)/Cl(-) exchange transporter: MKTSPFKANKLQTEVAKSHALSIIEAIAVGALAGFFAVLYRYLLGYASQWHTWLFSQIHLSFIAITIITVILMAWVTGYLLKRSPLSGGSGIPQVTGELLGQFNMPVLSLLLSKFVGGLFAIISGMSLGREGPSIQIGAAVAKGYSKKRQTSPEDTRLLITAGAAAGLAAAFNAPIAASLFVLEEIHKSISSFILIPALISAILADLISKSLFGLQPSFALKTPESFPLKLYFALILLGIASAVIGYCFSKSLLALQTTMQKFFPKIIHRVMVGFLLAALVSYGFSWITGSGHELVFDFIAQPFSLKFLLVILFAKIFFTAFCYSTGVPGGIFLPTLAIGCLSGASVFMLIQLFLPIDSALLTNFMVLGMVGVLTAVVRSPLTSIILVVEMVGNLNNLLPLAIVAALAYIICERLGLAPIYESLYERMQDKAATKLTKKKISLTYQVSVLSQFNQLAVKALAFPPSALLLNIERKGQSITPHGDTTLQALDTVKILLDEDDLAASKKYIHSMNKD; encoded by the coding sequence GTGAAAACAAGTCCATTTAAAGCCAATAAATTGCAGACCGAAGTGGCTAAGTCACACGCCCTCTCAATCATCGAGGCCATTGCCGTAGGAGCCTTAGCGGGATTCTTCGCAGTCCTCTACCGCTATTTATTAGGCTATGCTTCCCAGTGGCACACTTGGCTCTTTAGCCAAATTCATTTAAGCTTTATCGCTATAACTATTATTACGGTCATCCTCATGGCCTGGGTTACCGGCTACTTATTAAAACGGTCCCCCCTCTCTGGAGGCAGTGGCATCCCTCAGGTGACTGGGGAATTGCTGGGGCAATTTAATATGCCGGTTCTTTCCTTATTATTGTCAAAATTTGTAGGGGGTCTTTTTGCCATTATTAGCGGGATGTCTTTAGGACGCGAGGGCCCTTCAATTCAAATCGGGGCGGCTGTGGCTAAGGGTTACAGTAAAAAGCGCCAGACTAGCCCCGAAGACACTCGCCTCTTAATTACCGCCGGGGCCGCTGCCGGTTTAGCAGCTGCCTTTAATGCTCCAATTGCGGCGAGCTTATTTGTATTAGAAGAGATTCATAAGAGTATTTCTTCCTTTATCTTAATTCCCGCCCTGATTTCAGCCATCTTAGCTGACTTGATCTCTAAATCGCTATTTGGTTTACAACCCTCCTTTGCCCTAAAAACACCAGAAAGCTTTCCCTTGAAACTTTATTTTGCTCTTATCCTTTTGGGGATAGCCTCTGCTGTTATCGGCTATTGCTTTTCCAAGTCACTTTTAGCCTTGCAAACCACCATGCAAAAGTTTTTTCCAAAAATAATTCACCGGGTGATGGTCGGTTTCCTATTGGCTGCTTTAGTTTCCTATGGTTTTTCTTGGATAACCGGGTCAGGGCATGAACTGGTTTTTGACTTTATCGCCCAGCCCTTTTCCCTGAAGTTCCTCCTAGTCATTCTCTTTGCCAAGATTTTTTTCACCGCTTTTTGCTATAGCACAGGGGTTCCTGGTGGGATTTTTCTTCCCACCTTAGCCATTGGTTGCCTCAGTGGAGCCAGCGTTTTTATGCTTATTCAACTTTTTCTTCCTATTGATTCAGCCTTATTAACTAATTTCATGGTTTTAGGCATGGTTGGGGTTCTAACGGCTGTGGTGCGTTCCCCCTTAACTTCTATCATTCTCGTAGTGGAAATGGTAGGCAATCTCAACAACCTCCTACCCTTGGCCATTGTGGCTGCCCTTGCCTATATCATCTGCGAAAGACTGGGCCTGGCACCTATTTATGAAAGCCTTTATGAACGGATGCAGGACAAAGCAGCGACAAAACTCACCAAGAAAAAAATTAGCCTGACTTATCAAGTGAGTGTCCTCTCCCAATTCAACCAGCTAGCCGTCAAAGCCTTAGCCTTTCCGCCTAGTGCCCTGCTCTTAAATATTGAACGTAAGGGGCAAAGTATCACTCCACATGGTGATACCACACTCCAAGCCCTAGATACGGTCAAGATCTTGTTAGATGAAGACGATTTAGCCGCTAGTAAAAAATATATCCACTCTATGAATAAAGATTAA
- a CDS encoding CsbD family protein has protein sequence MSEKFDQIKGKVKETAGKVFDDKETENEGKTEDLSAQAKEAVNDVKDSVKGAVDGVKNSFSEDKE, from the coding sequence ATGTCAGAAAAATTTGATCAAATTAAGGGTAAAGTTAAAGAAACCGCTGGAAAAGTATTTGATGACAAAGAAACCGAAAACGAAGGCAAGACTGAAGATCTATCTGCCCAAGCTAAAGAAGCAGTTAACGATGTGAAGGACTCCGTAAAGGGAGCAGTTGATGGAGTTAAGAATAGCTTTTCAGAAGACAAAGAATAA